Below is a genomic region from Desulfonispora thiosulfatigenes DSM 11270.
TGCTCCGGTAGGAGGATATCTTGCTGATAAAGTATTTAAATCTACAAGCAAATGGTTTATGGTAGCATTTTCTGTTCTAGCTGTTTTCTTTATTTCGGTTTTATTCATACCAGAGGGAGCAAATCCATTATTTGTTAGTATATTTACCTTGTTGCCAGGAGCTTTTGGTTTAGCTCTTTATGGTGTAGTGTTCTCCATAATTGGAGAAGCTAAAATACCTGTAGCCGTTACAGGTACAGCAGTAGGTATTGCATCTATTATTGGATATACACCGGATTTATTTATGTCTGCTATGTTTGGCACCTGGTTAGATAAGTTTGGTAACGGAGGATACACGTATATCTTTCTTTTCTTAGCAGGAATAGGATTTTTAGGCTTAATAGCTTCTTCTTTAATTAGAAGAAAATGTAAAATTAATGATAAAGATTGTGATATAACCCAAACTATTTAATATATAGTATGGATTATGTAAAGAAAAACTTTGCATAATCCATACTTAAATTAAAATGTTCCTAGATAATTAATAAAAAAGGTTAGATAGGTAATTACATATATCTGAAATAGATGTAATTACCTATCTGAGCTTAAGCATGGGATGGGGGGAAACTTGCATGACAGATGCAAATAAAAATATTAAACAAATTTCCTTTTTAAAAGCATTAATTCCTATTGTTTTTTTAATCGTTGCCTTGATTTCTACACTGAAATTTTTTGATGGAGATCCTCATATGGCAATCTTTGCTTCTACTATAGTTGCAGGTCTAGTAGCAAAATCAGCAGGACACTCTTGGAAAAGTTTAGAACAGGGTATAGTAGATACCTTTTCTAAGACAACGCAATCAATATTAATCTTTTGTATTATAGGTATCGTAATTAGTACCTGGATTCTTGCTGGGATCGTTCCAGCTATGATATTCTATGGATTAAAAATTATTGCACCTAGTATTTTTCTTATTACATCATGTTTAATATGTGCTATTGTTGCATTGGCTACTGGAAGTTCTTGGACAACAGTTGGTACAGTTGGGATTGCCATTATTGGAATGGGGCAGGGTTTTGATATTCCTTTACCGATAGTTGCAGGTTCGATAATTTCTGGTGCTTATTTTGGAGATAAATTGTCTCCTCTGTCCGATACGACAAACTTAGCATCAGCTATGGCAGAAGTTAATTTATTTGATCATATAAAACATCTTTTATATACGAGTATTCCAAGTTTAATGATAGCTTTAACTATTTATGGAGTTTTAGGAATAAAATACGGAAATGCATCTCTTGATACCGGATCAATAGATCTTTTATTGACTAATTTATCTTCTCAGTTTTATATTTCTCCGGTATTATTAATTCCGCCGGTATTAATTATTGCTATCGTTATTATGAGAATACCAGCTATACCTGGGTTAGTTGGTGGAGTAATTTTAGGATCACTTTTTGCCTTTGTTTTTCAAGGATCAGATATGACTACAATTATTAGAGTTGCTCATTATGGTTATGTATCAAATACAGGAATTGAGAGTGTAGATTCTTTATTAACTAATGGTGGCTTAAATGGCATGATGTGGGCTTTATCTTTAGTATTTGCCTCTCTTAGTTTTGCTGGAATTATGGAAACATCTGGAATGATAAACGCGATTGCAGAAAAAATATTAGTTTATGCAAAAAGAACTGGCTCGCTCATATTAGCCACTGTGCTAACTTGTTTCTCAATTAATATAATGACTGGTGATCAGTATCTTTCTATAATATTTACTGGTAAAATGTATAAAAAATCCTATACTCTTAAAGGTTTACATACTAAAAATCTGTCCAGAACTTTAGAAGATGCGGGTACCTTATCTTCTCCACTTGTTCCTTGGAATGCATGCGCCGTCTTTATGGCAACCACTTTAGGTGTAAGTACTATGGCTTATTTACCTTTTGTATTTTTTAATTTATTTAGTCCAATAATTGCTGTTATTTTTGGTTATTTAAATATAGCTATAGAACAAAAAGATCAGGATATCTGATCTTTTTGTTAATTTAATATAAATTATTAAGAGGAGGAATAGAATATTATGATAATAGAAAATGAATATCAGCTGTTTATAAATGGTAGTTTTAAACCATCAACCGCTAATGAATTTACTAAGGTAATAAATCCGTGTACTGGAAAAGTTTTAACTAAGGTAACTAATGCTACAACTGAAGATGTGGATAGAGCTGTAGAATCAGCGAAAAATGCTTACGGTGTTTGGAAAAATACTAGTGTAATGGATCGAGCAAATTTATTATTAAAATTAGCTGATAAAATTGAAGAAAATGCGGATTATTTAGCAAAAGTTGAAACTATAAATACTGGTAAGCCAATTGTCGAAACAAGAGAAGACATTGTAGCTGTAATAGATCAATTTAGATATTTCGCATCAGCCATTAGGACTGATGAAGGAAGTTATATAAAGCACGATAAAGATAATTTTAGTATTTTAGTAAAAGAGCCCTTAGGAGTAGTGGCGCAAATTATACCTTGGAATTTTCCTTTCCTTATGGCAGGTTGGAAACTGGCACCAGCCATAGCAGCTGGTAATTGTGTAGTGATAAAGCCTGCAACTAATACACCAGTTTCTCTACTAGAGTTAGCAAAAATAAGTCAAGGTATTTTACCTCCAGGGGTTTTAAACGTAATTACAGGATCAGGTAAAAAATGTGGTGAAAATCTTATTATGCATCAAGATGTGAAAAAAATTGCCTTTACTGGTTCTACTGAGGTAGGTTCAAATATAGGGCAAATTGCAGCTTCAAAAATAATTCCTGCTACCTTAGAATTAGGAGGTAAGTCTGCTAATATTATTTTTCCAGATGCTCCAATGGAAAAGGCTATCGAAGGTGCTGCTATGGCAATTTTATATGGACAAGGTCAAGTTTGTTCTTCGGGTTCGCGTCTTTTTGTTCATGAAACTATCTATGATGAGACTATAGAAAAATTAGTTAAGATTTTTAACAGTGTTAAAATTGGTGATCCTTTACGAGAAGATACAAGAATGGGTTCTTTAATAAATGAAACTCATTTTAAAAATGTAATGAACTATATTGAAATAGGTAAAAGGGAAGGCGCAAAACTATGTTGTGGTGGAGAAAGAATTGATGAGGGCGAATTTTCTAAAGGCTGGTTTTTACAGCCGGCTTTATTTAGTGAAGTTGATAATAAAATGAGAATTGCTCAAGAGGAAATTTTTGGTCCAGTTCTAGTCGTTATCAAATTTAAAAATGAAGAAGAAGTAATTGAAATGGCAAATGACAATATTTATGGTTTGGCTGGTGCTGTCTGGACTCGTGATATAAACCGGGCGCTAAGAATAGCAAACAAAACCGAAACTGGCACAATGTGGATCAATGAATATAATTTGGTGCCTTCTCATTCTCCGTTTGGGGGTTATAAAAAATCTGGTATAGGTCGAGAGGTCCATAAAATGGCATTAAATCATTATACACAAACAAAAAACATCTTTGTAAGCTTAGATGAAAGCATAAAAGGTTGGTATAGGTAATTAATACAAACACACAAGCCCTTTAAATTTAAAGCCTTAGACGGCAAATTTAAAGGGCATTTTTTTATAGATTTAAATTTATATACACATTATCGATATCATCTTGAGTAATGCCAATATATCTTAAAGTTATCGAAGGTGCCGAATGATTATATATTTTTTGTAATAATGTGATGTCAATTCCTGCCTGATAAGCATGATAACCAAAAGTTTTACGCAGTGAATGTGTGCCTATTGGTTCTGTTATTCCTACCTCCTTGGCAGCAGCATTTAATATTTCCCAAGCCTGTACTCTGGAGATCGCTTGATTATCCCCTTTTCTTGATTTAAATAAGTACATTTCTGGTTTAATTTCGTCTAGGCTAGTAATATATCTTGTGATGGCTTTTTCTGACGCTTTGTTAACAGGAAATTTTTTTATTTTGCTTGTTTTTGTTTCTCTTAATTCGATATAACTTTTTACTTTGCCTTTATTCATAATATCTTTGATTTTTAATTTTAATAAATCGCTTATTCTAAGCCCTGAATTTATACCTAAAACAAATAATAAATGATTCCTTGACCCAAATGTTTCATTAGCAAGTAGTATTTTCTTTATGGTTTCGATCTTTTTTATCTCTCGTATAGGTTGTACTAATTCCATAAAATGGCCCCTTTCCAATCTTACATAATCCTATTATAAAGCATTAACTGTTATATTAAAAGTAATTATATGGAATCTTTAACCAACGTATAATACGCATTATATGAACGAAACCAATCTTACATAATACTCTTTAGTTAGATTGGTGAAAATGCAGATAAATTGGTATAATTAAGGACTTTAAAGAATGTTTCTAATGTTACTTTTATTAAAAGCGTTTTCGTTTAATTTTTAGTAATTTTGCCTTAGTTCACAATAAGTAGTAAAATACTAAAAAGGGAATGCTATTGATGCTGAGAACGCAAAGGGTGATGAGGATGAATTTAATTAAGGAGGAAGATACATGGATAATAATGATATATTAATCAGATTAAGATATGCCTTAGATATAAAAGATACTGATATGGTGGAGATTTTTAAATTAGGGGAAGTAAAGTTAACAAAAGAAGAAGTAAAAAAAATGCTCATAAAATCTCAGGATACTTTAATGGAAGAAGATGAAGACTTAAGTACTGGAGAAGAAAATTTAAAATGCACAAATCAAATGCTAGATTCGTTTTTAAATGGATTTATTATTTTTAAGAGAGGCGTGCAAGACCCGAAACCTGGACAATCTGATAAAAAAGTGTTAGCTATAAAAGATAATTATAATCTTAATAATATTACCTTTAAG
It encodes:
- a CDS encoding MFS transporter → MFNAVLVIAAATTISAILVAIFLKDDKKAKLETSEEEKFHFGDVKTLIKNPMLWIFSIVILSGYTLYSSTTYFTPYLTNVIGVSPEESGIFSIIRTYIFMLLAPVGGYLADKVFKSTSKWFMVAFSVLAVFFISVLFIPEGANPLFVSIFTLLPGAFGLALYGVVFSIIGEAKIPVAVTGTAVGIASIIGYTPDLFMSAMFGTWLDKFGNGGYTYIFLFLAGIGFLGLIASSLIRRKCKINDKDCDITQTI
- the nhaC gene encoding Na+/H+ antiporter NhaC; this encodes MTDANKNIKQISFLKALIPIVFLIVALISTLKFFDGDPHMAIFASTIVAGLVAKSAGHSWKSLEQGIVDTFSKTTQSILIFCIIGIVISTWILAGIVPAMIFYGLKIIAPSIFLITSCLICAIVALATGSSWTTVGTVGIAIIGMGQGFDIPLPIVAGSIISGAYFGDKLSPLSDTTNLASAMAEVNLFDHIKHLLYTSIPSLMIALTIYGVLGIKYGNASLDTGSIDLLLTNLSSQFYISPVLLIPPVLIIAIVIMRIPAIPGLVGGVILGSLFAFVFQGSDMTTIIRVAHYGYVSNTGIESVDSLLTNGGLNGMMWALSLVFASLSFAGIMETSGMINAIAEKILVYAKRTGSLILATVLTCFSINIMTGDQYLSIIFTGKMYKKSYTLKGLHTKNLSRTLEDAGTLSSPLVPWNACAVFMATTLGVSTMAYLPFVFFNLFSPIIAVIFGYLNIAIEQKDQDI
- a CDS encoding aldehyde dehydrogenase family protein, with the translated sequence MIIENEYQLFINGSFKPSTANEFTKVINPCTGKVLTKVTNATTEDVDRAVESAKNAYGVWKNTSVMDRANLLLKLADKIEENADYLAKVETINTGKPIVETREDIVAVIDQFRYFASAIRTDEGSYIKHDKDNFSILVKEPLGVVAQIIPWNFPFLMAGWKLAPAIAAGNCVVIKPATNTPVSLLELAKISQGILPPGVLNVITGSGKKCGENLIMHQDVKKIAFTGSTEVGSNIGQIAASKIIPATLELGGKSANIIFPDAPMEKAIEGAAMAILYGQGQVCSSGSRLFVHETIYDETIEKLVKIFNSVKIGDPLREDTRMGSLINETHFKNVMNYIEIGKREGAKLCCGGERIDEGEFSKGWFLQPALFSEVDNKMRIAQEEIFGPVLVVIKFKNEEEVIEMANDNIYGLAGAVWTRDINRALRIANKTETGTMWINEYNLVPSHSPFGGYKKSGIGREVHKMALNHYTQTKNIFVSLDESIKGWYR
- a CDS encoding site-specific integrase; this encodes MELVQPIREIKKIETIKKILLANETFGSRNHLLFVLGINSGLRISDLLKLKIKDIMNKGKVKSYIELRETKTSKIKKFPVNKASEKAITRYITSLDEIKPEMYLFKSRKGDNQAISRVQAWEILNAAAKEVGITEPIGTHSLRKTFGYHAYQAGIDITLLQKIYNHSAPSITLRYIGITQDDIDNVYINLNL
- a CDS encoding DUF1456 family protein translates to MDNNDILIRLRYALDIKDTDMVEIFKLGEVKLTKEEVKKMLIKSQDTLMEEDEDLSTGEENLKCTNQMLDSFLNGFIIFKRGVQDPKPGQSDKKVLAIKDNYNLNNITFKKLKIALSLTSEDILDILEEAGVIITKGELSAIFRKEGHKNYKECGDRYIRNFLKGLALKYRG